A single region of the Cherax quadricarinatus isolate ZL_2023a chromosome 11, ASM3850222v1, whole genome shotgun sequence genome encodes:
- the LOC128687455 gene encoding solute carrier family 22 member 7-like isoform X3, whose amino-acid sequence MNQLLFQVVVPDHWCHVQGRETSGLDWDQWRNLTIPRWNSSTGYSSCLMYQLAQSEGTSRNISHSTQTQVCSSGWDFDSSQFEATLATTNGWFCEKAIFLQHVLALNMVGNALGTLVLPHIGDKYLGRRMILRISLVIYIVFTVPQVWISNASLHMLLRFLAGFGNHTYNLVPYVIVLEVIASGRRSLTTALFYGAWTTGMCFTALVAFLVPHWQYLALLSCLPPLIALLLLRLIPESPRWLISKGRVEECIDILLQIAMTNGREEVSKEGLRESLEAMSLKQEEELGIHHVLRYPRLRLRTILVLLMAFCIYTTYGVVLMGINVMPSNYFVSHFLSSVFQFPSNLTGWVSIQYLGRRNTCIITLTLATLFCITASFCLHDEWALVLVTGVLKLCFSMTLQSMFILVSEIFPTPVRSSGLGLYLVFGLWPMAISPYILHSGTGTNFHYLVLTGLLLTALVSCILLPETLGLSLPQSFEEAEELGTGRPLIACINHWNLHRYTVTPSDDTELYTMQISDTETMNIS is encoded by the exons ATGAACCAGCTGTTGTTCCAGGTGGTGGTCCCCGACCACTGGTGTCACGTGCAAGGCCGGGAGACCTCAGGACTGGACTGGGACCAGTGGCGAAACCTCACGATTCCCAG GTGGAACAGTTCCACAGGCTACTCCAGCTGTCTCATGTACCAGCTGGCACAGAGTGAAGGCACCTCTCGTAATATTTCTCATAGCACTCAAACACAAG TTTGCAGCAGTGGGTGGGACTTCGACTCGTCTCAGTTCGAGGCTACGTTAGCCACTACCAACGGCTGGTTCTGTGAGAAGGCGATCTTCTTACAGCATGTGCTGGCTCTCAACATGGTTGGCAATGCTCTTGGGACACTCGTTCTGCCTCACATCGGTGATAAATA CCTGGGACGGAGAATGATCCTAAGAATATCTCTGGTGATCTACATCGTCTTCACTGTACCTCAAGTGTGGATCTCTAACGCCAGCCTCCATATGCTACTCAGGTTCCTTGCTGGTTTCGGCAACCATACCTACAACCTCGTACCTTACGTCATTG TGTTGGAGGTGATTGCGAGTGGGCGTCGCTCCCTCACCACAGCATTGTTCTACGGAGCCTGGACCACGGGAATGTGTTTCACAGCGCTGGTGGCGTTCCTTGTTCCTCACTGGCAGTACCTAGctctcctctcctgccttccaCCCCTCATCGCTTTACTCCTGCTGAG ATTAATTCCGGAGTCACCTCGCTGGTTGATCTCTAAGGGACGTGTGGAGGAGTGTATCGATATCCTGCTGCAG ATAGCGATGACCAACGGGCGAGAGGAGGTTTCAAAGGAAGGTCTTAGAGAGAGTCTAGAAGCCATGTCGCTGAAGCAAGAGGAAGAACTGGGCATACATCACGTCTTGCGCTACCCAAGACTCCGACTGAGGACCATCCTGGTGCTGCTCATGGC ATTTTGTATATACACTACGTACGGTGTTGTGCTGATGGGGATTAATGTGATGCCTAGCAACTACTTCGTCAGTCACTTCCTCTCATCAGTGTTTCAGTTTCCCAGCAACTTGACCGGCTGGGTCAGTATTCAGTACCTGGGTCGTCGCAATACCTGCATTATCACTCTCACTCTCGCTACACTCTTCTGCATCACTGCCAGTTTTTGCTTACACG ACGAGTGGGCGCTGGTGCTGGTAACAGGAGTCCTCAAGTTGTGTTTCAGCATGACGCTGCAATCGATGTTCATCCTGGTGTCTGAAATCTTCCCTACCCCGGTCAGGAGCTCTGGACTCGGCCTTTACTTAGTCTTTGGCTTGTGGCCCATGGCGATCTCTCCGTATATCTTGCAC TCAGGCACAGGGACCAACTTCCACTACCTGGTGTTGACGGGACTGTTGTTGACCGCTCTCGTCTCCTGCATACTATTGCCGGAGACTCTGGGACTCTCTCTCCCTCAGAGCTTCGAGGAGGCTGAGGAACTTGGCACTGGGAGGCCACTCATTGCCTGTATAAACCACTGGAacctacacaggtacacagtcaCCCCATCCGATGACACTGAGCTCTACACAATGCAGATCAGTGACACTGAAACTATGAATATTAGCTAG
- the LOC128687455 gene encoding beta-alanine transporter-like isoform X2: MDFDDVLGEVGSFGRYQKTMIFFFLLPMSFFNAFMMNQLLFQVVVPDHWCHVQGRETSGLDWDQWRNLTIPRWNSSTGYSSCLMYQLAQSEGTSRNISHSTQTQVCSSGWDFDSSQFEATLATTNGWFCEKAIFLQHVLALNMVGNALGTLVLPHIGDKYLGRRMILRISLVIYIVFTVPQVWISNASLHMLLRFLAGFGNHTYNLVPYVIVLEVIASGRRSLTTALFYGAWTTGMCFTALVAFLVPHWQYLALLSCLPPLIALLLLRLIPESPRWLISKGRVEECIDILLQIAMTNGREEVSKEGLRESLEAMSLKQEEELGIHHVLRYPRLRLRTILVLLMAFCIYTTYGVVLMGINVMPSNYFVSHFLSSVFQFPSNLTGWVSIQYLGRRNTCIITLTLATLFCITASFCLHDEWALVLVTGVLKLCFSMTLQSMFILVSEIFPTPVRSSGLGLYLVFGLWPMAISPYILHESGGKPQGYYYYYYYYYYYYYYYYYYYYYCCCCCCCCCYYYYYFYFSAMLATQRESV; this comes from the exons ATGGATTTTGATGATGTTCTTGGGGAAGTTGGTTCTTTTGGTCGCTACCAGAAGACAATGatattcttcttccttcttcctatgAGTTTCTTCAATGCATTCATG ATGAACCAGCTGTTGTTCCAGGTGGTGGTCCCCGACCACTGGTGTCACGTGCAAGGCCGGGAGACCTCAGGACTGGACTGGGACCAGTGGCGAAACCTCACGATTCCCAG GTGGAACAGTTCCACAGGCTACTCCAGCTGTCTCATGTACCAGCTGGCACAGAGTGAAGGCACCTCTCGTAATATTTCTCATAGCACTCAAACACAAG TTTGCAGCAGTGGGTGGGACTTCGACTCGTCTCAGTTCGAGGCTACGTTAGCCACTACCAACGGCTGGTTCTGTGAGAAGGCGATCTTCTTACAGCATGTGCTGGCTCTCAACATGGTTGGCAATGCTCTTGGGACACTCGTTCTGCCTCACATCGGTGATAAATA CCTGGGACGGAGAATGATCCTAAGAATATCTCTGGTGATCTACATCGTCTTCACTGTACCTCAAGTGTGGATCTCTAACGCCAGCCTCCATATGCTACTCAGGTTCCTTGCTGGTTTCGGCAACCATACCTACAACCTCGTACCTTACGTCATTG TGTTGGAGGTGATTGCGAGTGGGCGTCGCTCCCTCACCACAGCATTGTTCTACGGAGCCTGGACCACGGGAATGTGTTTCACAGCGCTGGTGGCGTTCCTTGTTCCTCACTGGCAGTACCTAGctctcctctcctgccttccaCCCCTCATCGCTTTACTCCTGCTGAG ATTAATTCCGGAGTCACCTCGCTGGTTGATCTCTAAGGGACGTGTGGAGGAGTGTATCGATATCCTGCTGCAG ATAGCGATGACCAACGGGCGAGAGGAGGTTTCAAAGGAAGGTCTTAGAGAGAGTCTAGAAGCCATGTCGCTGAAGCAAGAGGAAGAACTGGGCATACATCACGTCTTGCGCTACCCAAGACTCCGACTGAGGACCATCCTGGTGCTGCTCATGGC ATTTTGTATATACACTACGTACGGTGTTGTGCTGATGGGGATTAATGTGATGCCTAGCAACTACTTCGTCAGTCACTTCCTCTCATCAGTGTTTCAGTTTCCCAGCAACTTGACCGGCTGGGTCAGTATTCAGTACCTGGGTCGTCGCAATACCTGCATTATCACTCTCACTCTCGCTACACTCTTCTGCATCACTGCCAGTTTTTGCTTACACG ACGAGTGGGCGCTGGTGCTGGTAACAGGAGTCCTCAAGTTGTGTTTCAGCATGACGCTGCAATCGATGTTCATCCTGGTGTCTGAAATCTTCCCTACCCCGGTCAGGAGCTCTGGACTCGGCCTTTACTTAGTCTTTGGCTTGTGGCCCATGGCGATCTCTCCGTATATCTTGCAC GAATCAGGTGGAAAGCCGCAagggtactactactactactactactactactactactactactactactactactactactactactgctgctgctgctgctgctgctgctgctactactactactatttctacttctCGGCAATGCTTGCTACCCAACGTGAATCAGTCTGA
- the LOC128687455 gene encoding beta-alanine transporter-like isoform X1, which yields MDFDDVLGEVGSFGRYQKTMIFFFLLPMSFFNAFMMNQLLFQVVVPDHWCHVQGRETSGLDWDQWRNLTIPRWNSSTGYSSCLMYQLAQSEGTSRNISHSTQTQVCSSGWDFDSSQFEATLATTNGWFCEKAIFLQHVLALNMVGNALGTLVLPHIGDKYLGRRMILRISLVIYIVFTVPQVWISNASLHMLLRFLAGFGNHTYNLVPYVIVLEVIASGRRSLTTALFYGAWTTGMCFTALVAFLVPHWQYLALLSCLPPLIALLLLRLIPESPRWLISKGRVEECIDILLQIAMTNGREEVSKEGLRESLEAMSLKQEEELGIHHVLRYPRLRLRTILVLLMAFCIYTTYGVVLMGINVMPSNYFVSHFLSSVFQFPSNLTGWVSIQYLGRRNTCIITLTLATLFCITASFCLHDEWALVLVTGVLKLCFSMTLQSMFILVSEIFPTPVRSSGLGLYLVFGLWPMAISPYILHSGTGTNFHYLVLTGLLLTALVSCILLPETLGLSLPQSFEEAEELGTGRPLIACINHWNLHRYTVTPSDDTELYTMQISDTETMNIS from the exons ATGGATTTTGATGATGTTCTTGGGGAAGTTGGTTCTTTTGGTCGCTACCAGAAGACAATGatattcttcttccttcttcctatgAGTTTCTTCAATGCATTCATG ATGAACCAGCTGTTGTTCCAGGTGGTGGTCCCCGACCACTGGTGTCACGTGCAAGGCCGGGAGACCTCAGGACTGGACTGGGACCAGTGGCGAAACCTCACGATTCCCAG GTGGAACAGTTCCACAGGCTACTCCAGCTGTCTCATGTACCAGCTGGCACAGAGTGAAGGCACCTCTCGTAATATTTCTCATAGCACTCAAACACAAG TTTGCAGCAGTGGGTGGGACTTCGACTCGTCTCAGTTCGAGGCTACGTTAGCCACTACCAACGGCTGGTTCTGTGAGAAGGCGATCTTCTTACAGCATGTGCTGGCTCTCAACATGGTTGGCAATGCTCTTGGGACACTCGTTCTGCCTCACATCGGTGATAAATA CCTGGGACGGAGAATGATCCTAAGAATATCTCTGGTGATCTACATCGTCTTCACTGTACCTCAAGTGTGGATCTCTAACGCCAGCCTCCATATGCTACTCAGGTTCCTTGCTGGTTTCGGCAACCATACCTACAACCTCGTACCTTACGTCATTG TGTTGGAGGTGATTGCGAGTGGGCGTCGCTCCCTCACCACAGCATTGTTCTACGGAGCCTGGACCACGGGAATGTGTTTCACAGCGCTGGTGGCGTTCCTTGTTCCTCACTGGCAGTACCTAGctctcctctcctgccttccaCCCCTCATCGCTTTACTCCTGCTGAG ATTAATTCCGGAGTCACCTCGCTGGTTGATCTCTAAGGGACGTGTGGAGGAGTGTATCGATATCCTGCTGCAG ATAGCGATGACCAACGGGCGAGAGGAGGTTTCAAAGGAAGGTCTTAGAGAGAGTCTAGAAGCCATGTCGCTGAAGCAAGAGGAAGAACTGGGCATACATCACGTCTTGCGCTACCCAAGACTCCGACTGAGGACCATCCTGGTGCTGCTCATGGC ATTTTGTATATACACTACGTACGGTGTTGTGCTGATGGGGATTAATGTGATGCCTAGCAACTACTTCGTCAGTCACTTCCTCTCATCAGTGTTTCAGTTTCCCAGCAACTTGACCGGCTGGGTCAGTATTCAGTACCTGGGTCGTCGCAATACCTGCATTATCACTCTCACTCTCGCTACACTCTTCTGCATCACTGCCAGTTTTTGCTTACACG ACGAGTGGGCGCTGGTGCTGGTAACAGGAGTCCTCAAGTTGTGTTTCAGCATGACGCTGCAATCGATGTTCATCCTGGTGTCTGAAATCTTCCCTACCCCGGTCAGGAGCTCTGGACTCGGCCTTTACTTAGTCTTTGGCTTGTGGCCCATGGCGATCTCTCCGTATATCTTGCAC TCAGGCACAGGGACCAACTTCCACTACCTGGTGTTGACGGGACTGTTGTTGACCGCTCTCGTCTCCTGCATACTATTGCCGGAGACTCTGGGACTCTCTCTCCCTCAGAGCTTCGAGGAGGCTGAGGAACTTGGCACTGGGAGGCCACTCATTGCCTGTATAAACCACTGGAacctacacaggtacacagtcaCCCCATCCGATGACACTGAGCTCTACACAATGCAGATCAGTGACACTGAAACTATGAATATTAGCTAG